GTGATCCAGCCCAGCGAGCGGTTGTTCAGCACCAAGGGCTCCCGCTGCAGTTCAGGCGGCGGCGCCTCCACCCGCACCGTGGCCGCCGGATTCAGAGCCGTCGTTGAACTCACCTGGGCCATTAGTGACCTCCTTTCCCGGCGGCCGCGCCGTGCTTCTCCAACGGCGAGCCGTGCCGTTGGATGTACTCCTGGAGCGCCGCCGGATGCGGCTGTTCGGGATTGAAATCAGGCATACGTTCGTTGGGATTGCGCACCCGCGCCAGATACGTGGTACGCGGGCGGGTATCCAGGTAACCTAACATGCTATAATTGTGGTCCAGTTTGCGTAATTGCGACACCGCGCTCTCCGGATCCGACACATCACCAAAGACAATCGCCTCCGCCGGACACGCCTGCTGGCAGGCGGTCTTGGGAATCGTGCCCTCACTCTCGCGCAACCGCACCTCCCCCGAGGCGCGCGCCTTGACCTTCTGCGCGATTTTGGCCTGCTCAATGCGCTGAATGCAATAGGTGCACTTCTCCATCACGCCGCGCATCCGCACCGTGACCTCCGGATTGCGCGCCAGCTTCAACAAATCCCATTCGTCCGCCGGCACCGTCCCGCGGTCCGGGTCCTTGAACCACCGCGCCAGCTCCCACTGTCCCTCGCGATTCCGGCTGAACGGGCTGCGATACAAATCATCCTTGGGCCGGCGGTTGTAATCGAAAAAGTTGAAACGCCGGACCTTGTAGGGGCAGTTGTTGCTGCAATACCGTGTGCCCACACACCGGTTGTAGGTCATCAGGTTCAGCCCCTCGTCATTGTGCACCGTGGCGTTCACCGGGCACACATTCTCGCAAGGCGCATTCTCACAATGCAGGCACATCACCGGCTGGTAGGCCACCTGCGGATTGTCCACGCTCCCCGCATAATAACGATCCAGCCGCAGCCAGCTCATTTCGCGCCCCTTGGTCACCTGCTCCTTGCCCACAATCGGGATGTTGTTCTCGCTCTGGCAGGCCACCATGCAGGCCGTGCACCCCACGCACGCCGTCAAATCCACCACCATCCCCCATTGATGCATCCCCGTCAGCGGCGGCCGCGGATAAATCGGCCGCGGCTGCCCGCTGGCGTCCCGCGGAATATGCGCCGTGTGTGAGGGCGCATCTAAATCCATGTGCTTCGCAAACTGCGGATGCTGGTCAAACTGCGCCTTGTTGATTTCGCGCACCAGCGGCCGTCCCTCCATGGCCCCGTGTTCCTGCGTGCTGGCCAGTTGCCGGGTCACTCCGGGCAACACCCGCACCTGCGCCCCACCCGCAAAATGAGCCTCGCTGCCTTTAACCTGATAAGCGTTGAAACCCGCCGGCGTCCCATCTGCCAGCCGCCCAATCCGCCCGGTCTTCTCTCGCCCATAACCCAGCGGCAGCCCCAGCACAAAATCCGCCATCCCCGGCTGTATCCAGACCGGCCCGCTAACTTTGGCCCCGTTGAGGGTGACCTCCACCACCTGATTGTAAAACAAGCCCTTTTCTGCCTTCGGCCCGCGCGCCTTTTCATCAAATTCATCCACCCCCAACGCCCGGGCTGTGGCCGGACTCATGAGAATTGCATTGTCCCACGTCAACTTGGTGATGGGGTCCGGCGTTTCCTGCAGCCAGCCGTTGTTGTTGAAGCGCCCGTCATCCAGGCTGTAACTGCGCTGAAACACCAGCTCCAGACTCTGCGCCGACGGCCCGGCGGCCGACCGCGCCGAGGCCACCGCCTGTTGCACAGCGTTGACCCGCAACTGGCCGCTCACCGGCGCCGCGGCCGTGCCCGCCTGGAAGCCATCGTGCAAAAACTTCTTCCACGCCTCCTCCTGGCGGCCATGCAACGCAAAATAGGTCTCACGGACAATGTCGTATGGCCGCGTCGTCTCCAGCCCCGCCAGCCGCGCCAGCACCTCCAGCTCGGTTATTCCGCCGAAAAGCGGCTCAATCAACGGTTGCACCGGCACCAGCGTGCCGTCCGCCGTCCGCGCATCCCCCCAGCTCTCCAGGTAGTGCAACTGCGGCAGATGCCAGTCGCAGTTCACGCTGGTTTCATCCTCGTAATACCCCAGCCGAATCACCCGCCGCGCCTGCCGCTGCGCCGCCGCCCAGTTCAATGCCGCAGGCGCCGTATAGGCGGGGTTGCCCCCCAGCACCACCAGCGTGTCCACCTGCCCCGCTTTCAAGGCCGCCGCCAAATCGGCCAGCGGCCCTTCAATTGGCGCTTCAGCCGGCAGCAGCACCACCGTTTGGTTCAAGTTGTTGAGCGCGGCATTGACCAGATGCGCCAGCAGATGCACCACCACGGGCTGCCGATAACCCGCCATGACCAGCCCATTTTTGCCCTGGCTCACCAGGTCCCGGGCGCATTCTTCCACCCATTTGGCGTGCGCGGCCACCGGCTGCGCCAGAGGTTTGAGCACGTCCACCAGCTCGCTGAAACGCCCCGTTTGCTGCAACACCGCCAGAGCCAGCGCCGCCGCAAAGGCCTGCACCTGTGACGCCGGCAGCCGCAAACGATGGTCTGCATTCGCCCCCGTGAGCGATAACAACGGCTCCACCACGTACAGCCGGTTCATCACATCCCCCGGCTTGCGCACGCGCCGCCCGCGGGCAAACCGCCGCACATGCAGGTAAGCATCCTCCTCTGCGCCCAGAAAATCCGCATCCAGCGACACTATCACCCGTGCCGCATCAAACTTGAAGTAGGGCCGCACCGGCTGCCCAAAGGCCAGCGTGGCGGCCTGCCGGTGAATGTCAAAATCCACCGCCTCATGCACAAACCAGCGCGCCCTGGGCAGACGCTGCCGCAGGGCCTCCTGCAACCGCCGCCGCGAAGGCGAGCTGCTCCGCTCCATCAAAAAGCACCAGCCCTCCCCCTGCTTCTGCGCCGCCTCCCGGCTGGCTGCCGCCAGCATGTCCAGCGCCTGCTCCCGCGAGCGCACCTGGCCCCGCTCCAAAAAGCGCATGGCCCGGTCCGGGTCATACAAATTCAGCAGCGACGCTTGCGCAAATGGATCCGTGGCCCCGTTGCTGTCCGGATGCAGCGCGTTGCCCTCAATCTTGGTGGGCCGCCCGTCATGGCTCTTGACCACCAGCGGAATCGCGCTGCCCCGCGTGGGATACGCCGTCGCATAATACACCGGCACGCCGTGCACATAGTTCTCCGGCTGTTTGCCAAACGGCATGATTTTTTCCTCCGGCCGCCGGCAGCCCGTCATGCCCAGCCCCGCCAGCAAAAACGAGGCGGACATGATTTTCACAAAATGTCGGCGCGTCAGCGGGTCCGTCAGCTCGCTGGCGCCCGCCGGAAACTCACGCTCAACCCACTCGCGAAATTCAGGGCGCTCGGCCAGCTCGTCCAGGCTGCGCCAGTACTTCGGGCCGGTCTCGGGTTCAGGACAAGGAGGGGGAATCGTCTTCATCGGTGGCAGGCGGAGCAATGTTGGGAAGGATTGACTTGCCAGTCACGCACCGCTTTCTGCGCCCAATCCTTGGGCAGGTGCTGATGCGGATCCCAGGCCAGATCCGTCACCTTGTCCAGCGGCCGCAAATTCGGCTCCGGCTGCCGGTGACAGTCCAGGCAAAACGCCATGCTCAATGGCTGGGCATGCCGCACCTCTTCCATTTGATGAATGTTGCCGTGACAGCTCAAACAGCTAATCCCGCGATTCACATGCACCGCGTGGTTGAAATAGACATAATCCGGCAGTTTGTGCACCTGCACCCATGGAATCGGCCGCCCCGTCTGCGCGCTCTCCCGCACCAACGCCAGCCGCGGGTCATCCTTCAACACCTGGTTGTGGCAGTTCATGCAGGTGGCCGCCGCGGGAATGTTGGAATACCACGATTTCTCCACCCCGCTGTGACAATAACGGCAATCCATCCCCAACTGCCCTACATGCGTGGCGTGCGAAAAAGCCACTGGCTGGATGGGCGTGTACCCCACGCGGGTGTACTTGGGCGTGAAATAATACCACAAAGCCGCCACCGCCCCACCCCCAAACAATAAAAGAGACATGAGGGCGTAAATCGGCAGCCGGTTGGTCCACTTGGGAAATACATCCGACATGGTTGCCAGTTCGCCTTTCTTACACTTTTGCCATCATTAGCAAATTCAATGTTTTCAATGAATACGCCTTGAATTAGCCCAGAATTAGCTGACCGCAAGCGACTTGCCCATAATTTGTTAACTTTTTATTTTTACTAATTCTTTGCATTAACAAACTTAACGCCAGCCCGTCTGCCCCAATCCAAAACTCCCACCCCCGCCGCGTGCCTCAGGGATTGCACCCCATCCTGCCACACTCCCCACCCCAACTCAAGCCACTCTCGCTTGACCCACCACCGCCCATGACCGCCCCGCCCACGCCCGCCCGCCTGACGCCAACCTCCCCTTGTGTTTTGCCCCGCTTTCCCTTAGCGTTCACCCCGCTTATGAACGTGTTACGTCACACGGACGCTGATTACGCCGAACGCAAAAACCAGCTCCTGGCCGCTGCGCCCCTGTTTGAAGCGCAAATCGAAGAGCGCACGCGGGCCATCATTCAAGCCGTGGCCGAACGCCGCGACGCCGCCATCGCCGAATTCACCGAACGCTTCGATGGCGTCAAACTGGCGCCTGCCCAATGGGCCGTCACCCAGGCCGAGCGGATGAACGCCGCCCTGACCGCCGACGAGGCCCTGCGCCAAGCGGTGGCCGCCACCGACCGCAACGTGGCCGCTTTTGCCCGGCGCTCCCGCCGCAAAAACTGGTCCGCCCGCAACGCGGAAGGCGGACAGGTGGGCGAAAAATTTGACCCTTATCAGCGTGTGGGCATTTACATCCCCGGCGGCACGGCGCCGCTGGTTTCCACCGCCTTGATGACCATCACCCTGGCCCGCGTGGCCGGTTGCCCGCAAATTGTCGTTTGCACCCCTCCCGGCAAGGACGGCAGCGTCAACCCTGCCCTGCTCTATGCCGCCATGACCGCCGGCGCCACGGAGATTTACAAAGTGGGCGGCGCCCAGGCCATCGCCGCGCTGGCGCTGGGCACCGAAACCATCGCGCGCGTGCAAAAAATCTTCGGCCCCGGCAACGCCTACGTCGTGGCCGCCAAACGCCTGCTCGTGGGGCACGTGGCCATTGACCTCCTCCCCGGTCCCAGTGAAGTGCTCGTCCTGGCCGATGACTCCGCCAATCCGCGCTTTGTGGCCGCGGATTTGCTGGCCCAGGCAGAACATGGCTCCGGACATGAACGCGTCTGGCTTCTCACCCCTTCGGCCAAGCTGCTCAAGGCGGTGGAGAAAGAAATGCAGCACCAACTGCCCAAGCTCGCGCGGCGCGCCATGATTGAAACGGCGCTGCGCCACAATGGCTGGCTCATCCAACTGCGCGATTTAGCGGAAGGCATCGAACTCGTCAACGCCCTCGCCCCCGAACATCTCGAGTTGCACATCCGCCAGCCGGCGCGGGTGGTGGAAAAAATTTACACCGCCGGCGCCATTTTCATCGGGCCGTGGTCCCCGACTGTGCTGGGCGATTACGTGGCCGGCCCCAGCCACACCCTGCCCACCGGCGGCGCGGGCGCCTCGTTCCCCGGTCTCACCGTGGACATGTTCCAGCGCCGAACCAGCGTGGTCACTTATGACCGCGCCGCGTTGAAGCGCTCCCTGCCCGTCATCCAAACCTTCGCCCAGCTCGAGGGCCTCGACGCCCACGGCCAGTCCGCTGCCATCCGTTTTCAAAAATAATGCCCATGAAATCGTCTGCCTCCCTCATTCGCCCCCTGGTGCGGCGGCTTCATGCCTACGTGCCGGGCGAGCAGCCTCAAATCCCGGGCTTGATCAAGCTCAACACCAACGAAAATCCCTATCCCCCCTCGCCCCGCGTGCGCCAGGCCATCCGCCGCGCCGTGGACGGACGCCTCCGCCTCTATCCCAATCCCACCGCCCAACCCCTGCGCGAAGCCCTGGCCCGCCTGCACGGGTGCGCGCCGGAAAACATCGTCATCGGCAACGGCTCCGATGAGCTGCTGGCGCTGGCCACGCGCGCCTATGTGGAACCCGCTGCCGCCGTGCCCCAAGGCTCGGGCCGCGCCGTGGTGCAATTTTTCAATCCCAGTTATTCGCTTTACCCCGTGCTGGCCGAAATCCACGGCGCTGTGAACCATCCCGTCCCCCTGCGGCCCGACTTTGGCCTGCCCGCCCTGGCCGACCTTAAACGCGGGAAACTCTGGCGTTTTGACGCCGCCCTCACCTACATCACCACCCCCAACGCCCCCACCGGCCGCGGCTATGCCCTCGCAGAGTTGGAGGCGCTCTGCCAGGCCCAGCGTGGCGTGGTTGTTTTGGATGAAGCCTACGTGGACTTTGCGCCGGAAAACGCCCTTGCCCTCGCCCTCCGTTACCCCAACGTCATCGTTTCGCGCACCTTCTCCAAAGCCTATTCCCTTTGCTTTCAGCGCGTGGGATATTTCGTTGGCCCTCCCGCCTTGATGGCCGCGCTGGATAAAATCCGCGACAGCTACAACGTCAACGGCCTCGGCCAAATCGCCGCCCTCGCCACCTTGGAAGACCTCGATTATTACCGCCGCAATTTCCAGAAAATCATCGCCACCCGCCAATGGCTTTCCGAGGCCCTGCGGCGGCTGGGCTTTGACGTCCTCCCCAGCCACACCAATTTCATCTTTGCGCGACCGCCCCGTTTTCCAGCCCGGGCATGGCTGGAAAAATTGCGCGCCAGCAAAATCCTTGTGCGCTGGTGGAATTACCCCGAGGTGCGTGATTACCTGCGTATTACCATCGGCACCCGCGCCGAGGCCCAGGCCCTCCTGCACGCCGCCCAACGCATTCTGACGGAAGCTTGAGCGAAGAATGCCGCGCCCCCGCCTGGGAACTGAAAAACCAATGGGTCAACGCCGGCAGCAACGCCGCTGGCAAGGCAAAACCAAGTGCGCTCGCCCCGCCACAGCCAGGGCAGCAGCACCAGGAACCACACGAATAACAAACCGATTGGCAGCGGGCCGGTGGAAGCGGCCTGTCGGCAGGCCCAGTGCCGGTTCAAGCGGCCGCGACAATTCTGAAAAACCGGCGGAGACGAGGCGCTGCTCTGTCTGGAAACCTTCTGGCGCCACCACCGCTGGCCGCTCCTCTTCCCCCCCACGGCCTTCAACCCCGCAAAAAATGGAGAGGCGCCCCCGTCAAGCGCCCCCCACACAAAACTTTACCTCCCCTGCTCCCGCGCCTATCTTGAAACGGCATGGCTGACATCGTCCTGGCCACCCTCAACGCCAAGTACATCCACGCGGCGTTTGGCCTGCGCTATTTGCTCGCCAACCTCGGCGAGTTGCGCCCGCGCGCCGAATTATTCGAGGCCGATATCAACCAGCGCCCGCTTGATGTTGCCGAGGCCATCCTTGCCCGCGCCCCCCGCATCCTGGGCCTCGGTGTGTACATCTGGAATGCCTCCGAATCCACCGAGCTGGTGGCCATCCTCAAACGCCTCCGTCCTGGCCTGAAAATCATCCTCGGCGGGCCGGAAGTCAGTTACGAAACTGCCGCGCAACCCATCGTCCAACTGGCCGACCACGTCATCACCGGCGAGGCCGACCTTGTTTTTCCGGAAGTTTGCGCGCAGCTTCTGCGGGGCGAGACGCCGCCTAAAATCATCCCCGCCCCGCTCCCTGACCTCTCATGCGTGGCGCTGCCCTACGACGGCTACACCGACCAGGACATCGCCCATCGCATCGTGTATGTCGAAGCCTCCCGCGGCTGCCCTTTCTCCTGCGAGTTTTGCCTCTCCTCGCTCGACGTGCCGGTGCGCGCCTTCCACCTGCCCGCTTTCCTGGCAGCCATGCAAAAGCTGCTCGACCGCGGCCTGCAACATTTCAAATTTGTGGACCGCACCTTCAACCTCGATTTGCGCCTCAGCCGCGCCATTCTCGAGTTTTTTCTGGAGCGCATGCGCCCGGGTTTGTTTTTGCATTTTGAGATGATTCCTGACCGCCTGCCGACCGAGCTGCGCGAATTGATCGTTCGTTTCCCCCCCGGTTCACTCCAGTTTGAAGTCGGCGTGCAAACCTTTGATGAGGCCACCGCCGCGCGCATCCAACGCCGCCAGAATCTGGCCCGGCTGGAGGACAATTTTCGTTTCCTGCGCCAGCAGACCGGCGTGCACATCCATGCCGATTTAATTGCCGGTCTGCCCGGCGAAGACCTGGCCAGCTTTGCCGCCGGCTTTGACCGCCTGCTGGCGCTGGACCCGCACGAAATCCAGGTGGGCATCCTCAAACGCCTGCGCGGCACCCCCATCATCCGCCATGACCAGGCATGGGGCATGGTGTACAACCCTCTGCCCCCTTACGAAATCCTCGAAAACCGCCTGATTCCCTTCCCGGAAATGCAGCGCCTCCGCCGCTTCGCGCGCTACTGGGACCTGGTGGGCAACAGCGGCAATTTCACGGAAACCCGCGCCCTGATTTGGCGCGGGCAACCCTCGGCCTTCGCCGCCTTCATGGCGTTCAGCGACTGGCTCTTTGAACGCGTGGGCCGCACCGACAGCATCGCCCTGCCGCGCCTCATGGAGCTGGTGTTTGAATTCCTGCAAACCGCCCGCGGCCTGGACCCCCGCCAAATCGCCCCCTTGTTGCTGAGGGATTATCAACGCGGCGGCCGCCGTGACTGCCCCTCCTTTCTCCAACCCCATCTGCCGCCGGAATCCCTGCCCGCTCCCGTCCGCCGCCAGGGACGCCTGCTGCGCCGCCAGGCGCGCCATCAAAACGGGTAAGAAAAAAATGCGGGGAAAAAGAAATTGGTGCCGACGGAGGGAATCGAACCCCCATGCCCTTACGGGCACCAGATTTTGAGTCTAGCGCGTCTGCCTATTCCGCCACGTCGGCACCCGGGGCTTATATAAGCCACCCTGCATCCCCGCGCAAGCGCAACTTTCACCCGCCTTCGTCCGGCCCAGCGGCGCCGGCTTCCGTTTCACTTCAACAAAAACTCCCGCAGAAACAAAATGGTCACGTAAAATTGATAATCTGCGTTTTTCTTCTTGGCAAAGCCATGGCCCTCGTCCTTCGCCAGCAAATACCACACTGTGCCGCCCGCCTGTCGAATCGCTGCCACCATCTGCTCCGATTCGCTGGCCGGGATCCGCGGGTCATTCAAGCCCTGCACCACGAGCAACGGCTTGCGGATTTTCGCCGCGTGATTCGCCGGCGAAATCTTCTCCAGAAAAGCCGCCATGGCCGGGTCCCGTTCATCTCCGTATTCCACCCGCCGCAAATCCCGCCGGTAATCCTGCGTGTTTTTAAGAAAAGTGAGGAAATTCGAGATGCCCACAATGTCCACCCCGCAACGCAGCCGGTCACTGTAATGCACCATCGAGGCCAGCACCATGTATCCGCCATAACTGCCCCCCATCACCGCCAGCCGCTCACTGTCCACCCCCGCATCCTGCCGCAGCCAATCCAGCAACGCCCCAATGTCCCGCACGCTGTCTTCGCGCTTGTAACCATTGTCCAACGTCAGAAAAGTCTTCCCATAGCCGGAAGAGCCGCGCACGTTGGGATAAACCAGCGCCACCCCCAGCTCGTTCAAATAATAGTTGTTGCGCCCCTGAAACACCGGCCGGCTCTGCGCCTCCGGTCCCCCGTGAATCATGATGAGCGCCGGCCGTTTCCCCGGAAATTTTTGCGGGTCCGGCCGGTACACAAACGCGCTGAGGGTCAGCCCGTCAAAACTCTTGAACCGCACCAGCTCGGGCTCCCGAAACTGGCTGGCATCCAGGCCTCCGGTCTCGCTCTCCGTCCACCGGGTGAGCTGACCCGTCCGCACGTCCAGCGACCACGCGTCGGCGGGCGAGCGCGCCGAGGACAGCGTGAAAGCCAGCTCCCGGCCATTTTCGTGCCACTGCAACCCGCTCACCACCCCCAGCGGCAGCCGGGGCGCGCGCCGCTCCCGGCCGCTCCGCGCCTCCATGAGATGCAACACACTCGCCCCGTCTTCATTGCTCACATAGGCCAGGGTCCGTCCATCGGGCGACACATCGAAACCCGTCACGTCCCAGGACAACTGCGGGGTTAACACCTGCACCGCCCGGCTTCGCAAATCCATCCGCACCAGCCGCATAAATTCGCTGCCTCGATCGGTGGTGGTGTAGATCGCCCCATCTCCCACGGCAAATTCCCCCCCATTCCAGGCAATCTTCTCGCCCGATTTGGGCGTTAATAACTCACACCGTCCGCTGCCCACGTCCAACAGATGCAGATAGGATTCGTTGATGGAAATATACTCCTCCAACAACAGCCGCTGCTCATCGTGTGACCAATCGGCAATCTGCCAGCCCCCGCCTTGCACCGCCAAAACCATGCGCGCGCTTTCCGGACGCGCCGGGTCCATCACCCAAATGTCATTGTCCCGTCCGTTGCGCTGCGTCGAGGTGAAGGCCAACTGCCGCCCGCTGCGCGCCCATACCGCGCCGGTATTCCGTGATTTGCCGTCCGTCAACAAGAGGCGCTGCCCGCTGGACGGTTCCAACCGGTACAACTGGTAAAACTCGCCCCCGCCAGTGTCCTGCGCAAAAATCAGATACTCCCCCCGCCGCGGCTGCACCGACCCCCCCGCCACCGGCTCGGGTAGAAAGGTCAACTGCCGCCGCGCCCCGCCAGGATGATTCACCCAGTGCAATTGGGCCGCATCGGCAAAGCGGGTGGTGATGAGCATTTCTCGCCGCACCGGATGCCACGCTTGAAAACTCGCCGTGCGAAACTCCAGGTAACGCCCCACATCAGCGCGCAATGCCGCCGGGACCGGCGGCACCCCTTCCGCCACCATGTTTTCCGGCATCTGGGCGGCCGCCGCCAGCGCACTGAATCCAAAAACCAGCCAACGCCATGCTTTCATGCCGCTTAATTTAGCCCGGGTAAAACTTCCGCCAAGCCAACGTTTTGCCGGCCCCTTCCCCCTCCCATGAAAAATCCTCGTGAATTCCCCGCCTTGCCGCTATCTTGTGGCCGCGTCATGACGGTGTTGCAACAACTCAAAAAATGGGGGGAATTTGTCAAATTCTCCCACACCGTGTTTGCCCTGCCTTTCGCGCTGGCCGCCATGGCCATTGCTGCGCGCGACAACCGCGGCTGGCCGGGATGGGAAAAATTTTTGCTCATCCTTGCCGCGATGGTCTGTGCCCGCACCTGTGCCATGAGCTTCAACCGCATTGTGGACCGCCGGTTTGACGCGCTCAACCCCCGCACCGCCGGTCGCCATCTTCCCACCGGCGCCATCTCCCTGACCGCCGCCTGGTCCCTCTGCGTCCTGAGCGGCCTGGGCCTGGTGGCGGCCGCTTACTTGTTAAATCCTCTGTGTTTTTACCTCTCGCCGGTGGCCCTGTTTTTCATCTGCTTTTATTCGCTCACCAAACGCTTCACCCATTTCACCCATGTCTTTCTGGGCGTGGCCCTGGCCCTCGCCCCCGTGGGCGCCTGGCTGGCTGTAAAAGGCAGCTCCGTGACCCCCTTGGAAATCGTGCAGATGAAACTTCTGGCCCTGGCGGTCATCCTCTGGCTGGTGGGTTTTGACATCATTTACGCCCTCCAGGACTACGAATTTGACCGCACCCACGGTTTGCACTCCCTGGTGGTGGCGTGGGGCCCCAAAAATGCGCTCGCAGCCGCCTTCCTTTCCCACCTGGCCATGGTGGCCGTGCTGGTAATCTTCGGGTTGCTGTGCCGCTTTCGCCTCGCCTATCTCGTGGGCATTGGCATCATCACCCTCTGTCTGTTCATGGAACACCTGCTCGCCCGCAAACGCACCCTGAACTGGATTCAACTCGCATTCTTCCGCCTCAACGCGCTCATCAGCGTGGTCTTTTTGGTGGTGGTGCTCGCCGAGGTCATCTTCAAGGGGGGCTTCCGCTTCACCGGCTTCAAATAAAATTGGCTGTCCGGCTTGGATTCGAACCAAGACAAAGAGCTCCAAAGACTCTTGTGCTACCGTTACACCACCGGACAGCCCACGCCCCATAACCTAAGCCTTCGGCCCGCCCGCGCAAGCTGTTTTTTGCGCGCGTGCCGGTGAAAACCGGTTGTCGGCAGCACCTGTCTTGCCGGAGCGTGCCTCCCCAAATGCCAGTGCAGGGAGCCATGAATGGCCCTCCATTCATGGAGGCGCCGCGCCTTCCGGCTCATTCCCACGCACACAGGCCTTCCACATGGGCCGCCGACCCATCCCGCAACCATCCGTCCAGTTGCGCCTGGTCCTTGAGCTGCTGGCCACGCAGGCGCGGCACAATTACAAACCGGCTATCCACCTCCGGCAATGTCGTCATGTCCCCCCACAATTTTTCAAACTGGGCCACGGGGTAAATATCCTCCTGCCCATGCCCCCACCGTTTCTTGACCTCCTTGAGCGTAATGTAAGTCGGCAGGCGCGCGGCGACATGCCGAATGCCCTCCAGGACTTTTTGCTCATGGCCCAAATCCGCCCGGGTCAATCCAAAAACCGCCAGCAAACGGTCCACGTGAATCCAGGTGGTCATCGAGTTGTAGAATGAAAGCTTGAATTCGTCCTCCTCCCGCGGCATGGCCAGTCCCTCCACCAGGCGCAGGCGCCCATCCACCCGCGCCAGCCCGCCCCCGCGATCTTCCAGCCGCCGGGTAATCACCTCAAAGGTCAACGTCGCCCCCGATTCGATATGCCAGCCCAGCAACACCGGATCCGCATCCGCCCCCAGCGTGTCAATGTTGTGCAACAGCAAATACT
This is a stretch of genomic DNA from Fontisphaera persica. It encodes these proteins:
- a CDS encoding S9 family peptidase is translated as MKAWRWLVFGFSALAAAAQMPENMVAEGVPPVPAALRADVGRYLEFRTASFQAWHPVRREMLITTRFADAAQLHWVNHPGGARRQLTFLPEPVAGGSVQPRRGEYLIFAQDTGGGEFYQLYRLEPSSGQRLLLTDGKSRNTGAVWARSGRQLAFTSTQRNGRDNDIWVMDPARPESARMVLAVQGGGWQIADWSHDEQRLLLEEYISINESYLHLLDVGSGRCELLTPKSGEKIAWNGGEFAVGDGAIYTTTDRGSEFMRLVRMDLRSRAVQVLTPQLSWDVTGFDVSPDGRTLAYVSNEDGASVLHLMEARSGRERRAPRLPLGVVSGLQWHENGRELAFTLSSARSPADAWSLDVRTGQLTRWTESETGGLDASQFREPELVRFKSFDGLTLSAFVYRPDPQKFPGKRPALIMIHGGPEAQSRPVFQGRNNYYLNELGVALVYPNVRGSSGYGKTFLTLDNGYKREDSVRDIGALLDWLRQDAGVDSERLAVMGGSYGGYMVLASMVHYSDRLRCGVDIVGISNFLTFLKNTQDYRRDLRRVEYGDERDPAMAAFLEKISPANHAAKIRKPLLVVQGLNDPRIPASESEQMVAAIRQAGGTVWYLLAKDEGHGFAKKKNADYQFYVTILFLREFLLK
- a CDS encoding UbiA-like polyprenyltransferase, translating into MKNPREFPALPLSCGRVMTVLQQLKKWGEFVKFSHTVFALPFALAAMAIAARDNRGWPGWEKFLLILAAMVCARTCAMSFNRIVDRRFDALNPRTAGRHLPTGAISLTAAWSLCVLSGLGLVAAAYLLNPLCFYLSPVALFFICFYSLTKRFTHFTHVFLGVALALAPVGAWLAVKGSSVTPLEIVQMKLLALAVILWLVGFDIIYALQDYEFDRTHGLHSLVVAWGPKNALAAAFLSHLAMVAVLVIFGLLCRFRLAYLVGIGIITLCLFMEHLLARKRTLNWIQLAFFRLNALISVVFLVVVLAEVIFKGGFRFTGFK